In Plasmodium knowlesi strain H genome assembly, chromosome: 8, the DNA window tttaccagtTGGATAGTATAACCCCCTTTTATGTTAACTTGAATCCtttgggaaggaaaattttatgtatatgcgcAAATGCAAAAGGGAAGGTGTGGCCCCAAAGAAGCCGCTGAGCAGAAGGTAAACTCATCATCTTCCCATAGCCCGACTTCGGACCATCTTGCACAGATGTTTCTAACGTGAACCCCTCGTTTTGGCATATGAAAGACATTTTGGTGAAGCTCATCCTGGCGAAAGGTCCACCCGCCAAACGTTCCTACGCCAAACGTTCCTACGCGATAGGGAGCGGCGTGATAAGTAACGGTGTGATAAGTAACGGTGTGATAAGTAACGGAGTGATAAGGAGCAGTACGATAGGGCGTGGTGCTATTCCCCCCTGCTTCAGTCCCTCCTCGCGCACCAATGCCCGGTGCAAACATATCCATAGCCACGCGGACGCCCCCCCCTGCGGTGAAGACAACTCCAGCTCCATAATAAACTACAAAATGGTTCTAggcttgaaaaaaatagaaataagtAACCTGTCATCCATGTGCAGGGATTTCCACAATATCTTCCGAATTGACAAACAACAATTGGTAAAGTACACAAATGATATTCTACCCTTTGTGAAGTACCTGAGGACAAGTGAAATAGTCATGATTTTACACCACTACGCTTTTATATGTTACCACAATGTACATTTCTACGACAATGTGTGGAGCCAAGTGATAAATAGACTGCATGATATTGACTGTAAGGAACTGGCCCTGATAGTATACAGCATGGGTAAGATAAAGTACACAAATAAACATAtgctttccttcttcgaaaaggaaataaaaaaatggatgaataaATTTACAGGAAGAGATTGTTCTTTAATATTGAAAGGATTGAAATGcttaaattataataatgaagaaatttattCACTTATTTATAACCGTATTTTGGCCATCTCAGATAGTTTAAACATTTTAGATATTTGTATCATTTTGAATACGCACTGTAAAAGTAAGAATATCAATTTGAATTTGTTTGAAACACTCCTGGATAAATCCCTAACCTTTTATTCTGTTCTAAATGAGCAGTGTATCGGCTCGCTACTATGGAGTGTCAGTCATGCTAACATTAAAGCGGAGAAATATTTTGCCCTGTTGGGTTTGAGGTTGCGCATGCTCATGCATGAGAAGTttgtgaaggaaggaaagctTCCATCAAATGATCCCTTTGAAGAAGATATCCCtcgaggggggaaaaactgtggagaaaataaatcaaCAAACGAATCGAAAAAGGAATGTCCGAAAGAAGGAATTCACCAACTGAATGGCGCACCCACATCTGATagcataaaaaatgaagataaagaaatgataaaaaatgaatgtataGATGATTTGAATTATGACCTTTACGAAAATAACAGTGGATCGGATGGTGGAAAGGAATCAAGTGATATGTCCGATGATATAGACAATTGGAATTTCCGACTGAGTTCCAACACGTTGtgtaaatatgaaaatgttaTACCTTCCATTATCTATTCATACGGGAAGCAGAAAACTTATATGAAgcacaatatatatgtggacCGAAATTTATATAATCACATTATTAACAATTACAATGTTGAACATAGCATTAATCTGAGCCCGCAGGAAAGTGTGTACCTTTTTGATATATCAAGAAGAAttttaaaagataaaaatatttttactaatCCAAATGAAGgtcagaagaaaaataaattaagaaaatatcagattaaaaaatattatcaagatattatttatatagtaAATAAttaccttcccttttttctatgCAACATACATTAcaatgatttaaaaaatctcCTTTTTGGGATTGCCAAAATTGAAATGCCtgtgaataaaaaattacttaaCGATATATTCGAATTAATTGTTCAGTATGTAAAATCTGATTTgtacaaaaattatgaacttATTAATTTATCGAGATCCTTATCTTTGTTGCCTCACGTCAAGACAGACTTATGGCATTGCATCATCGATTGTTACAAAAAGAATTTCCTACAAAATACCAGCGTGAAGAATAACTGTTACATGTTTTATATattctccttcatttggAAGGGTTTGGCTAG includes these proteins:
- a CDS encoding heptatricopeptide repeat-containing protein, putative, producing MKDILVKLILAKGPPAKRSYAKRSYAIGSGVISNGVISNGVISNGVIRSSTIGRGAIPPCFSPSSRTNARCKHIHSHADAPPCGEDNSSSIINYKMVLGLKKIEISNLSSMCRDFHNIFRIDKQQLVKYTNDILPFVKYLRTSEIVMILHHYAFICYHNVHFYDNVWSQVINRLHDIDCKELALIVYSMGKIKYTNKHMLSFFEKEIKKWMNKFTGRDCSLILKGLKCLNYNNEEIYSLIYNRILAISDSLNILDICIILNTHCKSKNINLNLFETLLDKSLTFYSVLNEQCIGSLLWSVSHANIKAEKYFALLGLRLRMLMHEKFVKEGKLPSNDPFEEDIPRGGKNCGENKSTNESKKECPKEGIHQLNGAPTSDSIKNEDKEMIKNECIDDLNYDLYENNSGSDGGKESSDMSDDIDNWNFRLSSNTLCKYENVIPSIIYSYGKQKTYMKHNIYVDRNLYNHIINNYNVEHSINLSPQESVYLFDISRRILKDKNIFTNPNEGQKKNKLRKYQIKKYYQDIIYIVNNYLPFFLCNIHYNDLKNLLFGIAKIEMPVNKKLLNDIFELIVQYVKSDLYKNYELINLSRSLSLLPHVKTDLWHCIIDCYKKNFLQNTSVKNNCYMFYIFSFIWKGLASTKFQDHLIIYILEKNFNLSKEDVIHVVKGLINLNYYHQELVKNLTNYVINNYESFNLIDIIYILKYFTAMHLRDETVFNLFAHTIKKNNTRCNYALISTIASFYLEMDITPKAIEDILLQERMSKEKNFTTEEIHCDEE